Proteins encoded in a region of the Zunongwangia endophytica genome:
- the accD gene encoding acetyl-CoA carboxylase, carboxyltransferase subunit beta has translation MAAAWFKRTQKGIQTPTEEKKDVPKGLWYKSPTGKIVDAEQLESNFYVSPEDGYHVRIGSNEYFKILFDDDKYKELDKNLLAKDPLNFKDTKKYTDRLKTAQEKTGLKDAIRTAVGKSKGRELVIACMDFKFIGGSMGSVVGEKIARAADYAIQNKLPFMIISKSGGARMQEAALSLMQLAKTSVKLAQLAEAKLPYISLSTDPTTGGTTASFAMLGDINISEPGALIGFAGPRVVKDTTGKDLPKDFQTSEFLKEHGFLDFITKRSELKNKVNLYIDLIQNQPVRA, from the coding sequence ATGGCTGCTGCTTGGTTTAAGAGAACGCAAAAAGGTATCCAAACCCCTACTGAAGAGAAAAAAGATGTTCCAAAAGGCTTATGGTATAAGTCTCCTACAGGAAAAATCGTTGATGCTGAACAATTAGAAAGCAATTTCTATGTAAGCCCAGAGGATGGTTATCACGTTAGAATAGGAAGTAACGAATACTTCAAAATTCTTTTTGACGACGATAAGTATAAGGAACTTGATAAAAACCTTCTTGCTAAAGATCCTTTAAACTTTAAGGATACCAAAAAATATACTGATCGCCTTAAAACCGCTCAGGAAAAAACTGGCCTTAAAGATGCTATTAGAACAGCAGTAGGTAAATCTAAAGGAAGAGAATTGGTAATTGCCTGTATGGACTTCAAATTTATTGGAGGTTCTATGGGATCTGTAGTTGGTGAGAAAATAGCTCGTGCTGCAGATTACGCTATACAGAACAAACTTCCATTTATGATTATTTCTAAATCTGGTGGTGCAAGGATGCAGGAAGCTGCGCTTTCACTTATGCAGCTTGCAAAAACTTCAGTAAAACTGGCACAACTTGCTGAGGCTAAATTACCATACATCTCACTTAGTACAGATCCAACTACCGGAGGAACAACAGCTTCTTTCGCAATGTTAGGAGATATTAATATTTCTGAACCTGGTGCACTTATTGGATTTGCTGGTCCTCGCGTAGTTAAAGATACTACCGGAAAAGATTTACCGAAAGATTTTCAGACTTCAGAATTTTTAAAAGAACACGGATTTTTAGACTTTATTACTAAAAGATCTGAACTAAAAAATAAAGTTAATCTTTATATTGATCTAATTCAGAATCAACCTGTAAGAGCTTAG
- the rpsO gene encoding 30S ribosomal protein S15, giving the protein MYLTKEKKEEIFEKYGEGKSNTGSAEGQIALFTYRISHLSEHLKSNRKDFNTERSLVMLVGKRRSLLDYLMKKDIMRYRAIIKELGLRK; this is encoded by the coding sequence ATGTATTTAACTAAAGAAAAGAAGGAAGAAATCTTCGAAAAGTACGGTGAAGGAAAATCTAACACTGGTTCTGCTGAAGGACAAATTGCATTATTCACTTACAGAATCTCTCACTTATCTGAGCACTTAAAAAGTAATCGTAAGGATTTTAACACAGAGCGTTCTCTAGTAATGCTAGTAGGTAAAAGAAGAAGCCTTCTTGATTACTTAATGAAAAAAGATATCATGAGATATCGTGCTATCATTAAGGAATTAGGATTAAGAAAATAA
- the ubiE gene encoding bifunctional demethylmenaquinone methyltransferase/2-methoxy-6-polyprenyl-1,4-benzoquinol methylase UbiE gives MGKKITPYDGSSQTKKQQVEQMFDKISGKYDGMNRVISMGTDVSWRKKVVQMAKFHQPETVLDIATGTGDLAIQIAEAASAKKIVGLDLSEGMLKVGRKKIMSKNLQTQIEMIQGDSEALPFEDNSFDVITVAFGVRNFENLELGLSEIYRVLKKGGLFIVLETSVPTKFPFKQGYKFYSNMVLPTLGKLFSEDKDAYSYLSKSAAEFPYGEQFNNILKKIGFISVASAPQTLGVATIYNASK, from the coding sequence AGCAAATGTTTGATAAAATCTCTGGAAAATACGACGGCATGAACCGCGTAATTTCTATGGGAACTGATGTAAGCTGGAGAAAAAAGGTTGTACAAATGGCCAAATTCCATCAACCAGAAACGGTTTTAGATATTGCTACAGGTACCGGAGATCTTGCGATACAAATTGCTGAAGCTGCCAGCGCTAAAAAAATTGTTGGATTAGATTTATCTGAAGGAATGTTAAAGGTTGGGCGTAAAAAAATTATGTCTAAAAATCTGCAAACTCAGATAGAAATGATTCAGGGAGATTCTGAAGCCTTACCATTTGAGGATAATTCTTTCGATGTAATTACTGTAGCTTTTGGTGTTCGTAATTTCGAGAATTTAGAACTTGGCTTATCAGAAATTTACCGTGTCCTTAAAAAAGGAGGTTTATTTATCGTGCTAGAAACTTCTGTACCTACTAAATTCCCTTTTAAACAAGGATATAAATTTTACTCTAATATGGTTCTGCCTACTTTAGGAAAACTTTTCTCTGAAGATAAAGATGCCTACAGTTATTTAAGCAAAAGTGCTGCAGAATTTCCTTACGGAGAACAATTCAACAATATTTTAAAGAAAATTGGGTTTATATCTGTAGCAAGTGCTCCACAAACTTTAGGAGTTGCCACAATATATAATGCATCAAAGTAA
- the fbaA gene encoding class II fructose-bisphosphate aldolase yields MSHNIKPGVATGKEVQEIFNYAKEKGFALPAVNVISSSSINAVLETAAELNSPVIIQFSNGGAQFNGGKGLSNEDQKAAISGGIAGAKHVQTLAEAYGATVIMHTDHCAKKLLPWIDGLLDASEEHFEKTGKPLYSSHMIDLSEEPIEENLEICKKYLERMSKMGMTLEIELGITGGEEDGVDNSDVDASKLYTQPEEVAYAYEELSKVSDQFTIAAAFGNVHGVYKPGNVKLTPTILKDSQDYITKKYGVEENHIDFVFHGGSGSTVEEIREAIGYGVIKMNIDTDLQYAYLEGIRDYMNDKKEYLATQIGNPEGEDSPNKKYYDPRKWVREGEVTFKARLKKAFEDLNNVNSL; encoded by the coding sequence ATGAGTCACAATATCAAACCTGGTGTAGCAACCGGAAAAGAAGTACAAGAAATATTCAATTACGCTAAAGAGAAAGGTTTTGCCCTTCCTGCAGTAAACGTAATAAGTTCTAGCAGTATTAATGCTGTTCTAGAAACTGCTGCAGAGCTTAACTCTCCAGTTATTATTCAGTTTTCTAACGGAGGCGCACAGTTTAATGGAGGTAAAGGTCTTTCTAACGAAGATCAAAAAGCTGCTATTTCAGGTGGTATCGCTGGTGCAAAGCATGTACAAACTTTGGCTGAAGCTTATGGTGCAACTGTAATTATGCATACAGACCATTGTGCTAAGAAACTTTTACCTTGGATTGATGGATTATTAGACGCTAGTGAAGAGCATTTCGAAAAAACTGGAAAGCCGCTTTATAGCTCTCACATGATCGATCTTAGTGAAGAGCCTATCGAAGAAAATCTTGAGATTTGTAAAAAATATCTTGAGCGTATGAGCAAGATGGGAATGACTTTAGAGATTGAATTGGGAATTACCGGTGGTGAAGAAGATGGTGTAGACAACTCCGATGTTGATGCTTCTAAACTTTACACTCAGCCAGAAGAAGTTGCTTATGCTTACGAAGAACTAAGTAAAGTTAGTGATCAATTCACTATTGCTGCCGCTTTTGGTAACGTTCATGGTGTTTATAAGCCAGGGAATGTTAAACTTACTCCTACTATCCTTAAAGATTCTCAGGACTATATTACTAAGAAATACGGGGTTGAAGAAAATCATATTGACTTTGTTTTCCATGGTGGTAGTGGTTCTACTGTAGAAGAAATTAGAGAAGCTATTGGATATGGTGTAATTAAAATGAATATCGATACAGATCTTCAATATGCCTATTTAGAAGGAATTAGAGATTATATGAATGACAAGAAAGAATATCTTGCCACTCAAATTGGTAATCCTGAAGGTGAAGATTCTCCTAACAAGAAATATTACGATCCTAGAAAATGGGTTCGTGAAGGAGAAGTTACTTTTAAAGCTCGTTTAAAGAAAGCTTTCGAAGATCTTAATAACGTAAATAGTTTATAA
- a CDS encoding BamA/TamA family outer membrane protein codes for MKRLFAKISLFFLATLFLFSCDAVKRLEENQQLLEQNQIYVNGEKTNQTSVYGQLDQEPNTKLLGIPLRLHFYNLARPHIDSVLNEKYIQDSVKFRRLVNRLSRKQFDQLIQNKKDFNAWLKRTGEAPVILKNKDIEDSEEKLRSYYWNNGWFNVTTSSEIIPLEEEKKARVEYFVETGKAYDVDSIKTRISSPVLDSIYNEHDQNSVIKSGRQYKTLDYNAERDRLTSLFRNNGVYNFEQEYISFDADTINTNYNVNTSVIIGDLPTAEEDTVKNSFKIHKISRVNIITDYKFTNKNKPLLDSAQVKGGYYLYSYDELNYKPEAITDAVFIRPGRIYRDIDRTRTYSRLNSYRVFKYPNIQYMPDPEDSTGTDLITNIFLTPQQKYSLGFNFDLSQSNIQKFGIGFGGSLLIRNVFGGAENFEISARGSIGSSKDAVTNSSEDRFFDITEIGADVSLTFPRIFFPINTEKLVPKYMSPFTSLSIGVSTQTNIGLDKQNITGELNYKWTPSKKLTNSFDLLDIQYVRNLNAANYFNVYRSSYQDLNEVVNSVNVVTDPAYLNGSGNLTIPKGANAFINDINNNRSTTTGLTTNQSQIVRNIGERKQRLTENNLIFASNFTYLWNTKDNLYDREFTRFRIKLETAGNFLYAASSLAGLDKNSNGNYDVLGVNFSQYVKPEIDFIKHWDLGHQNIFAIRAFGGIAIPYGNANSIPFTRSFFAGGPNDNRAWQAYDLGPGSSGGRNEFNEANMKLALNLEHRYNLFGSLNSAFFVDIGNIWNVLDIVEDDASTFTSFSDLKDIAVGSGFGLRYDFNFFILRFDVGFKTYNPGRSLGNRWFKEYNFGHAVYNVGINYPF; via the coding sequence TTGAAAAGGCTTTTCGCAAAAATATCATTATTTTTTTTAGCAACCCTTTTTCTGTTTTCCTGTGATGCCGTAAAGCGCTTAGAGGAGAATCAGCAGCTGTTGGAGCAAAACCAAATTTACGTTAATGGCGAAAAAACGAATCAAACCAGCGTTTACGGGCAGTTAGATCAAGAGCCAAACACAAAATTACTGGGTATCCCATTACGTTTGCATTTTTATAATCTGGCAAGACCTCATATCGATTCGGTTTTAAATGAAAAATATATTCAAGATTCGGTAAAATTTAGACGCCTTGTAAATCGACTTTCCAGAAAGCAGTTTGATCAATTAATTCAGAATAAAAAAGACTTTAATGCCTGGTTAAAGCGAACTGGTGAGGCTCCGGTTATACTTAAAAACAAGGATATAGAAGATTCCGAAGAAAAATTAAGGTCATATTACTGGAATAACGGTTGGTTTAATGTAACAACATCTTCAGAAATTATTCCTTTAGAGGAAGAAAAAAAAGCCCGAGTAGAATACTTTGTAGAAACCGGGAAAGCTTACGATGTAGATTCAATTAAAACAAGAATTAGTTCTCCTGTTTTGGATTCTATTTATAATGAGCACGATCAAAATTCGGTTATTAAATCTGGCAGGCAATACAAAACCTTAGATTATAATGCGGAAAGGGATCGATTAACATCTCTTTTTAGAAATAATGGTGTTTATAATTTCGAACAAGAATACATTAGCTTTGATGCCGATACCATTAACACCAATTACAATGTGAATACTAGTGTGATTATTGGAGATCTACCGACGGCTGAAGAAGACACTGTAAAAAACAGCTTTAAAATTCATAAAATTAGTCGGGTTAATATTATAACCGACTATAAATTCACTAATAAAAATAAACCTTTATTAGACAGCGCACAGGTAAAAGGAGGTTATTATCTTTATTCTTACGATGAGCTAAATTATAAACCTGAAGCGATTACCGATGCAGTTTTTATTAGACCGGGTAGAATTTACAGAGATATTGATCGTACCAGAACGTACAGCCGTTTAAATTCTTATCGAGTTTTTAAATATCCGAATATCCAATACATGCCAGATCCCGAAGATAGCACGGGGACAGATTTAATCACCAATATTTTTCTAACGCCGCAGCAAAAGTATTCTTTGGGATTCAATTTTGATCTTTCTCAATCGAATATTCAAAAATTCGGGATAGGATTTGGTGGATCGTTATTAATAAGAAATGTATTTGGTGGAGCTGAAAATTTTGAAATATCAGCAAGAGGAAGCATAGGTTCTTCAAAAGACGCGGTAACCAATAGCAGCGAAGATCGCTTTTTCGATATTACTGAAATTGGCGCAGATGTTAGTCTAACTTTTCCACGAATTTTCTTCCCTATTAATACCGAAAAGTTAGTTCCTAAATACATGTCACCGTTCACATCGCTAAGCATTGGCGTGAGTACGCAAACCAATATCGGGCTCGACAAACAAAATATTACCGGAGAGCTAAACTATAAGTGGACGCCTTCTAAAAAACTTACCAATAGTTTTGATTTACTCGATATCCAGTATGTAAGAAATTTAAATGCTGCCAATTACTTTAATGTTTATAGAAGTTCTTATCAAGATTTAAATGAAGTCGTAAATTCGGTAAATGTAGTCACCGATCCTGCTTACTTAAATGGTAGTGGAAATCTTACTATTCCTAAAGGCGCTAATGCTTTTATTAACGATATAAATAATAACCGAAGTACAACTACGGGGCTCACTACAAATCAATCTCAAATCGTAAGAAATATTGGTGAGCGAAAACAGCGATTAACAGAGAATAACTTAATATTTGCTTCTAATTTCACTTATTTGTGGAATACGAAAGACAATCTTTACGATCGTGAGTTTACTCGTTTCAGAATAAAGTTAGAAACTGCTGGTAACTTTTTATATGCAGCGTCCAGTCTTGCTGGTTTAGATAAAAATTCTAATGGAAACTATGATGTTCTTGGTGTAAATTTCTCTCAATATGTAAAACCAGAGATCGATTTTATTAAGCATTGGGATTTAGGACATCAAAACATTTTTGCGATTAGAGCTTTTGGTGGTATTGCCATCCCATACGGAAATGCTAACAGCATTCCCTTTACCAGAAGTTTCTTTGCCGGAGGTCCCAACGATAATCGAGCGTGGCAGGCTTACGATCTTGGTCCCGGCAGCAGTGGCGGACGTAATGAGTTTAATGAAGCTAACATGAAATTAGCACTTAACTTAGAACATCGATACAATCTATTTGGTTCTTTAAATAGTGCGTTTTTTGTAGATATTGGGAATATTTGGAATGTTTTGGATATAGTAGAGGATGATGCTTCTACATTCACTTCTTTTTCCGATTTAAAAGACATCGCTGTAGGCTCTGGTTTTGGTTTACGCTACGATTTCAATTTTTTCATTTTAAGATTCGACGTTGGCTTTAAAACCTATAATCCAGGCAGATCATTAGGCAACAGATGGTTTAAAGAATACAACTTTGGCCATGCGGTTTATAATGTTGGGATTAATTATCCTTTCTAA
- a CDS encoding TrmH family RNA methyltransferase, which translates to MVSKSQIKLITSLGQKKYRQKNGLFVVEGIKVIRELLNSDFQLEKLFASEAIFDISEDQFVLADERELKKITFLKTPQTALALFKIPQPKLETLDDLTIALDGVRDPGNLGTIIRLCDWFGVKNLVCSKDTVDCYNPKVIQSSMGSITRVNVIYENLAEFLQDQDLVTYGTFMEGENVYQKQLQEKSVLVMGNEANGITSEIEKLISEKISIPQFGQSQETESLNVATATAIFLSEFRRK; encoded by the coding sequence ATGGTTAGTAAAAGCCAAATTAAATTAATAACGAGCCTGGGACAAAAAAAGTACCGTCAAAAAAACGGACTATTTGTTGTTGAAGGAATCAAAGTGATTCGAGAACTTTTAAATTCTGATTTTCAGTTAGAAAAATTATTTGCTTCTGAAGCGATTTTCGATATTTCTGAAGATCAATTTGTTTTAGCAGATGAGCGCGAGTTAAAGAAAATTACTTTTCTAAAAACGCCACAAACTGCATTGGCGCTTTTTAAAATTCCGCAGCCAAAACTAGAAACTCTGGATGATCTTACCATTGCTTTGGATGGTGTTCGAGATCCAGGGAATTTAGGAACGATCATTAGACTTTGCGATTGGTTTGGAGTTAAAAATCTGGTATGCTCTAAAGATACCGTAGATTGCTACAATCCAAAAGTTATACAGTCTAGCATGGGATCGATTACTCGTGTAAATGTGATCTATGAAAATTTAGCTGAATTTTTACAAGATCAGGATTTGGTAACCTATGGCACTTTTATGGAAGGTGAGAATGTCTACCAAAAGCAACTTCAGGAAAAATCTGTTTTGGTAATGGGGAACGAGGCAAATGGTATCACTTCAGAAATTGAAAAGCTCATTTCAGAAAAAATAAGTATTCCGCAATTTGGCCAATCTCAGGAAACCGAAAGTTTAAATGTAGCAACGGCTACTGCCATTTTCTTAAGTGAATTCCGCAGAAAATAA
- a CDS encoding porin family protein — MKRYFILFIIIFSLKPAQAQLFSKEKVQQSVDIDNKRWSWGYFLGFNSYDFHFDYKNYDRSPRTGREIAVDRNIGFNVGLLGNLKLHKNVDLRLQPGVNFSSRGFYFTPGNGVTEDNRYREINSTYIHVPLLLKINTNRLNNFRPFIVGGVSYSTNLSSNEDNADDNYDGQFRMTTNNYNWEIGFGIDFYLYYFKFTPSIRGVFGLNDELVRDDNPNSIYTGNIDRMTTRAVFLNFTFQ; from the coding sequence ATGAAGCGATATTTTATCCTATTCATCATCATCTTTTCGTTAAAACCAGCACAAGCCCAGCTCTTTTCTAAAGAAAAAGTGCAGCAAAGTGTCGATATCGACAATAAAAGATGGTCTTGGGGTTATTTTCTTGGATTTAACAGCTACGACTTTCATTTCGATTATAAAAATTATGATCGCAGTCCACGTACCGGTCGTGAAATCGCTGTAGATAGAAATATTGGCTTTAATGTTGGATTATTAGGAAATCTGAAGCTTCATAAAAATGTAGATTTACGCCTTCAACCAGGAGTAAATTTCAGCTCTAGAGGATTTTATTTTACTCCGGGAAATGGTGTTACTGAAGACAACAGATATCGAGAAATCAATTCTACTTATATTCACGTTCCGTTATTATTAAAAATAAATACGAATCGTTTAAATAACTTCAGACCATTTATCGTAGGTGGCGTTTCCTATTCTACCAACTTGTCGAGTAACGAAGATAATGCTGATGATAATTACGATGGGCAGTTTAGAATGACTACTAATAATTATAATTGGGAAATTGGCTTTGGGATTGATTTCTACCTTTATTACTTCAAATTTACGCCTTCCATTCGTGGAGTCTTTGGTTTAAATGACGAACTGGTTCGTGATGATAATCCTAATAGTATTTATACAGGAAACATCGATCGCATGACTACTCGTGCCGTGTTTTTAAACTTTACATTTCAGTAA